Proteins co-encoded in one Prescottella sp. R16 genomic window:
- a CDS encoding SHOCT domain-containing protein encodes MMFWYANSMNGWGYALMIFAMMIAFGVLIVLAVIGDSSTRPDTQPPHPHADTPEQLLAQWLARGEIDDDRYHIHRVAAW; translated from the coding sequence ATGATGTTCTGGTACGCCAACAGCATGAATGGGTGGGGCTACGCGCTCATGATCTTCGCGATGATGATCGCGTTCGGGGTGTTGATCGTCCTCGCGGTGATTGGTGATTCGAGTACTCGCCCGGACACACAGCCGCCCCATCCTCACGCCGATACTCCTGAGCAGCTCCTCGCACAGTGGTTGGCCCGCGGCGAGATCGACGACGACCGATACCACATACATCGAGTGGCTGCCTGGTAG
- a CDS encoding aldehyde dehydrogenase, producing the protein MPAPIRALVERHLALKPQLSVYHSRLCRAPGVGRQIMKQAAQTITPVALELGGNDPVIVLDDADMEQTATSLARSAFFNAGQMCVAPKRAYVPHARLDEFCEAFTAVASKISVGNGADPPTGMGPLHNEAQHAFVRSLLDKATANGATVVTGGGRGTDLPGWFLEPTLVRDVDDSSEIVALEQFGPVGLPRLWLTPDR; encoded by the coding sequence GTGCCCGCCCCAATCCGCGCTCTCGTCGAGCGTCATCTCGCACTGAAACCCCAGCTCAGCGTGTATCACTCACGACTTTGCCGGGCCCCTGGGGTGGGGCGACAAATCATGAAGCAGGCTGCCCAGACGATCACCCCGGTCGCCCTCGAGCTCGGCGGAAACGACCCTGTAATCGTCCTCGACGACGCCGATATGGAACAGACAGCAACGTCATTGGCCCGTTCTGCGTTCTTCAACGCGGGGCAGATGTGCGTCGCACCCAAACGTGCTTACGTTCCCCACGCTCGTCTAGACGAATTCTGCGAAGCATTCACCGCCGTTGCCTCAAAGATCAGCGTGGGGAACGGCGCTGACCCGCCAACAGGAATGGGACCACTGCACAACGAAGCGCAACACGCTTTCGTTCGATCATTGCTGGACAAGGCGACCGCGAACGGAGCAACGGTGGTCACCGGAGGCGGGCGCGGCACCGACCTGCCGGGGTGGTTCCTCGAACCAACCCTCGTACGAGACGTCGACGACTCTTCCGAGATCGTCGCCCTTGAACAGTTCGGACCCGTGGGACTGCCCCGGCTTTGGTTGACTCCTGACCGGTGA
- a CDS encoding ISAs1 family transposase, whose translation MPCTVSGPPPSTSSVGAGHRGGHYVFTVKNNQKVLRDLLKSLPWNAIPVSSSTGGYGHGRREQRTIKATEVAGGLGFPHACQVLQVRRTVTRKGRRSVEVVYLVTSIPMTSAAPLQVAGWVRGHWAIENRLHWVRDVTFDEDRSAVRTGTGPQVMATIRNTVVSVLRLAGHDNIAAALRHHGRDPHRPIDLLHAA comes from the coding sequence ATGCCCTGCACTGTCAGCGGGCCACCGCCGAGTACATCGTCGGTCGGGGCGGGGCATCGTGGGGGGCATTACGTGTTCACCGTCAAGAACAACCAGAAGGTCCTGCGGGATCTGTTGAAGTCGTTGCCGTGGAACGCGATTCCTGTCTCGTCGTCGACCGGTGGGTATGGTCACGGGCGGCGGGAGCAGCGCACGATCAAGGCCACCGAGGTCGCCGGTGGGCTCGGGTTTCCACACGCCTGCCAGGTGTTGCAGGTGCGTCGCACCGTCACCAGGAAGGGCCGTAGATCCGTCGAGGTCGTCTACCTGGTCACCTCGATCCCGATGACCTCTGCCGCTCCGCTGCAGGTCGCCGGCTGGGTTCGCGGGCATTGGGCGATCGAGAACCGCCTGCACTGGGTCCGGGACGTCACCTTCGACGAAGACCGCTCCGCCGTCCGCACCGGCACCGGTCCGCAGGTGATGGCCACCATCCGCAACACCGTCGTCAGCGTCCTGCGGTTGGCCGGCCACGACAACATCGCAGCCGCGCTACGGCATCACGGCCGCGACCCGCATCGTCCGATCGATCTACTTCATGCCGCCTGA
- a CDS encoding aldehyde dehydrogenase family protein, with the protein MFPVVGYDSLDQVIDTLNGQEFGLGASVWGSDEAAAIRVAEQLEAGSVWVNQHNAVEVELPFGGMKASGFGREGGAAGIEEFLQTRVLSNRTPHGA; encoded by the coding sequence GTGTTTCCGGTGGTGGGATACGACTCACTTGATCAAGTGATCGACACCCTCAATGGTCAAGAGTTCGGTCTCGGCGCATCGGTGTGGGGAAGCGACGAAGCCGCAGCCATCCGAGTCGCCGAACAACTGGAAGCCGGAAGCGTGTGGGTGAACCAGCACAACGCCGTCGAAGTTGAGCTGCCTTTCGGCGGCATGAAGGCCAGTGGGTTCGGCAGAGAAGGTGGCGCCGCTGGGATCGAAGAGTTCCTACAGACCCGCGTGCTGAGCAACCGAACGCCGCACGGCGCGTGA
- a CDS encoding ABC transporter ATP-binding protein, with protein sequence MQLELNNVTKTYRGKQAVTDVSLRIGPGVLGLLGPNGAGKSSLMRILATITRPTTGTVVWNGIDVVARPEPLRRVLGYLPQDFGVYPNLGAGEFLRYLAAVKGLTARSARDRVDELLELVNLTDARSRPVGTFSGGMRQRVGIAQALLGDPELLVVDEPTVGLDPEERMRFRNLLGDLANDRIVILSTHIVSDIEAIADDIAILTAGELRRRGTPEDLLRSADGRVWEATVPVDAVAEIRHRATITRTVRTAQGVRVRAVAHTPPMSGARPVEPDLEDAYVDAVHSPTAPAGVTR encoded by the coding sequence ATGCAACTGGAGCTGAACAACGTCACCAAAACCTATCGGGGGAAACAGGCCGTCACCGACGTCAGCCTGCGGATCGGGCCCGGGGTTCTCGGACTCCTCGGCCCCAACGGAGCCGGTAAGTCGTCGCTGATGCGCATTCTCGCCACGATCACCCGCCCCACCACCGGTACGGTCGTGTGGAACGGTATCGACGTCGTCGCTCGGCCGGAGCCGCTCCGACGCGTCCTCGGTTACCTTCCGCAGGATTTCGGTGTCTACCCGAATCTCGGTGCCGGAGAGTTCCTCCGGTATCTCGCCGCAGTCAAAGGTCTGACTGCGCGGTCGGCCAGGGATCGGGTCGACGAGCTGCTCGAGCTCGTCAACCTGACGGACGCCAGATCGCGACCGGTGGGGACGTTCTCCGGTGGCATGCGCCAGCGTGTCGGTATCGCCCAGGCGCTCCTGGGCGACCCCGAGCTTCTCGTCGTCGACGAACCGACGGTCGGACTGGACCCCGAGGAACGCATGCGGTTCCGCAACCTGCTCGGGGATCTGGCGAACGACCGGATCGTCATCCTGTCCACCCACATCGTGTCGGACATCGAAGCGATCGCCGACGACATCGCGATCCTCACCGCCGGCGAACTCCGTCGGCGTGGCACGCCCGAGGACCTTCTCCGTTCCGCGGACGGTCGGGTGTGGGAAGCGACGGTCCCGGTCGATGCCGTGGCCGAGATCCGGCACCGAGCGACGATTACCCGCACGGTCCGAACGGCACAGGGTGTGCGTGTCCGTGCGGTCGCTCATACACCTCCGATGTCGGGGGCTCGTCCTGTCGAGCCCGATCTCGAAGACGCGTACGTCGACGCGGTCCACAGCCCGACGGCACCGGCCGGGGTGACCCGATGA
- a CDS encoding IS3 family transposase (programmed frameshift), with protein MPRPYPAEFRRDVVAVARKGDAPLSRIAKDFGISEATLHNWLKKADIEDGVRPGVTEQESAELRELRKRNRLLEQENEILRRAAAFFARELPPKMTYPLVLDLAADGIAVAVTCRVLGFSTQAFYKWCQDPVSQRDWDDAHLINAAFTIHADDPAFGYRFIADELPSRGITAGENRVQRLCSQQRIWSAFAKKRGLSRKSGPPVHDDLVAREFAADRPDKLWLTDITEHHTDEGKLYLCAIKDCFGGRIVGYSIDSRMTSELAVAALRNAIALRGPAGTIVHSDRGSQFRSRRFVELLSAKGLRGSMGRVGACGDNAAMESFFSLLQKNVLDRQRWASRDELRMAIVIWIERTYHRRRRQRGLGKLTPVEYETLNQAPLAA; from the exons ATGCCCAGGCCCTACCCCGCAGAGTTCCGCCGCGACGTCGTCGCCGTCGCCCGCAAGGGCGATGCGCCGTTGTCCCGGATCGCGAAGGACTTCGGAATCTCCGAGGCCACACTGCACAACTGGCTCAAGAAGGCCGACATCGAGGACGGTGTCCGTCCCGGCGTGACCGAGCAGGAGTCCGCCGAGCTGCGTGAACTGCGCAAACGCAACCGCCTGCTCGAGCAGGAGAACGAGATCCTGCGGCGGGCCGCGGCGTTCTTCGCCCGCGAGTTGC CCCCCAAAATGACCTACCCGCTGGTCCTCGACCTTGCCGCCGACGGCATCGCCGTCGCGGTGACCTGCCGGGTGCTCGGATTCTCCACCCAAGCGTTCTACAAGTGGTGCCAGGACCCTGTCTCGCAGCGTGATTGGGACGACGCCCACCTGATCAACGCCGCTTTCACCATCCACGCCGACGACCCGGCGTTCGGGTACCGGTTCATCGCGGACGAGCTCCCGAGCCGAGGTATCACCGCCGGCGAGAACAGGGTGCAGCGGTTGTGCTCACAGCAGCGGATCTGGTCGGCCTTCGCGAAGAAACGCGGTCTGAGCCGCAAGTCCGGACCGCCAGTCCACGACGACCTCGTCGCCCGCGAATTCGCTGCGGACAGGCCCGACAAGCTGTGGCTGACCGACATCACCGAGCACCACACCGATGAGGGCAAGCTCTACCTGTGTGCGATCAAGGACTGCTTCGGGGGCCGGATCGTCGGCTACTCGATCGATTCCCGCATGACCTCCGAGCTGGCAGTGGCGGCGTTGCGGAACGCGATCGCCCTCCGTGGCCCGGCGGGGACGATCGTGCATTCCGACAGGGGCAGTCAATTTCGTTCCAGAAGATTCGTGGAACTGTTGTCCGCCAAAGGGTTACGGGGTTCGATGGGGCGTGTCGGGGCGTGTGGCGACAATGCGGCGATGGAGTCGTTCTTCTCGCTGCTGCAGAAAAATGTCCTCGACCGGCAGCGCTGGGCTTCTCGCGACGAACTCCGCATGGCGATCGTGATCTGGATCGAACGCACCTACCACCGTCGGCGTCGTCAACGCGGCCTCGGCAAGCTCACCCCGGTCGAGTATGAGACCCTCAATCAGGCCCCACTCGCGGCCTGA
- a CDS encoding TetR family transcriptional regulator encodes MSEPGARQLMIDAAEKIVAEQGIAAMTLNGVQLAANQANKSAAKYHFGSREGLLEAVVEARMAAVNSRRQEMLNNFRVGGGSITLRDAVEALVRPFAAETLGRPGSRYARFVVQALTDPALGEIMPKHLMAESYRSTHRIMIELCPAADGTAQRRANNVVMLTMAALATHEGRTRTASDTDEIVADLVDSCVAILQAPFRNREEASRRATEGRVESLFDRQST; translated from the coding sequence GTGAGTGAACCTGGAGCGCGCCAATTGATGATTGATGCTGCAGAAAAGATAGTCGCTGAGCAGGGCATTGCTGCCATGACATTAAATGGCGTCCAACTTGCAGCGAATCAGGCTAATAAATCTGCGGCGAAATATCACTTCGGATCCAGAGAAGGGCTCCTAGAAGCCGTCGTGGAGGCGCGTATGGCTGCAGTAAATTCTCGACGGCAGGAGATGCTGAACAACTTTAGGGTGGGAGGGGGCTCCATCACACTGCGGGACGCTGTCGAGGCATTGGTCCGACCGTTCGCAGCTGAAACACTCGGGCGACCTGGCAGCCGATACGCGCGGTTTGTCGTGCAAGCTTTGACCGATCCCGCCCTCGGGGAGATCATGCCGAAACATTTGATGGCGGAAAGCTATCGGTCCACTCATCGGATCATGATCGAGCTCTGCCCCGCAGCAGATGGAACCGCGCAGCGTCGAGCTAACAACGTAGTAATGCTCACTATGGCCGCACTCGCGACCCACGAAGGGCGTACGCGCACGGCCTCAGACACAGACGAAATCGTGGCAGATCTCGTCGACAGTTGCGTGGCCATCCTCCAAGCCCCGTTTCGAAATCGAGAAGAAGCGTCTCGTCGAGCCACAGAAGGCCGCGTCGAGTCGCTCTTTGATCGACAGTCAACGTAG